The nucleotide window TATTGTTTCATGTGGTTCATGTCCCTGGTTCAGACTGAGTCCTGGTCTGTATTGTTTCATGTGGTCCATGTCCTTGGTTCAGACTGAGTCCTGGTCTGTATTGTTTCATGTGGTTCATGTCCTTGGTTCAGACTGAGTCCTGGTCTGTATTGTTTCATGTGGTTCATGTCCCTGGTTCAGACTGAGTGTTGGTGTTTGGGAGGACCGGGCGGTTCTGGCTCGGCTGAAGCAGAAGCTGCAGACAGAAGATGGACGACTCATCCTCCGAATCGAACAGGAGGAGTGGAAGGTAACGACCCCCAATGAAGTGGACTGTAATGGTGGACTTGAAGCTACCTGGTGATATCTACTGTCAGTTGATTCTCTCGTGGTCatatctttatttttctctccctccgcCAGTTGTTGCCGGGCTGTCTGGTCCAGCTCAGTCAGGTCCAGGAGTGGCAGATTCACCGGACCGGACTGCAGAAGATCCCTCACTTCATCTCTAGCTTCCAGAACCTTTTAGTTCTCGATCTGTCCCGCAATGGGGTCACCGAAATCCCCCAACAGATCGGTCAGTATGTCCCCCACTTctactgaaaataaaaaaaacataattttattcTTACAGTAACGTGGATTTGAGGGTTGTAGACCTGTTGCATGTCCTCTAGTACAGTTCTGTCTCAATGTGCCGAGTCCTTTGTGTCCTGGTTCTGGTCTCAGGGAAGCTGACTCAGCTCAGAGAGCTCCTGCTGAGCTACAACAGAATCCAGTTTGTTCCTGAAGAGCTGAGCTGCTGTGAGAGTCTGGAGAGACTGGAGTTGGCCATGAACCGGGACCTGAACCAGCTACCAGACCAGGTACAAACCACTACCTCAGTCAGGTTCCAGAGTAggtgtgaacacaaaccaaacgtTTTTTTCTATAAGGTATGATTGTAGACCTAAACCAAATTCCAAATCAGAAATGAATATAAACCTAAGCCAACTTCCTGAACCAGGTCCTGTAGACCTGTATTCATGATCAACTTTGATccagctgatctgaggtctgtttTCTGAGCCTCAGTTGAGGAAGTTGAAGAAGCTGCAGCACCTGGATCTGTCCATGAACGACTTCACCTGCGTGCCGGACTGTGTGGTTGGACTGCCGGCGCTCGAGTGGCTCGACATGGGAGGAAACCAACTGCAGCACTTACCTGAAGACATACACAGGTGAGTAAAGGAATCCCCTGAGCCCTGCCCCCTTCTGCCATCAGCCAATAAACACTGGTTGGTGTTCGTCCTCAGGATGGAGACGCTGCACACTCTGTGGCTGCAGAGAAACCAACTGGAGAAACTTCCAGACAGCATCAGCAGGATGAAGAGTCTGGACACGCTGGTCCTAAGCTGCAACAGACTCAGAGACATCCCCCCACTGATGGAGGACATGTCCAACCTcaggtcagtctgtctgtccacaaACACAGAATCAGATAACATTACCATCTGTAACCTTTGAGACGTGTCCCGTCCATCACAGTTAAAGCCAGCAGTCGTCTCTCAGACTGAACACGTTTTGTCTTTCTGTCGAAGCAGGTTTGTGAATTTCCGGGACAACCCTCTGACCCTGGATGTGACGCTGCCCTGCAGTGAGATGAAGACTGAGGACGatgaagaggacagagagatgTTTGGACGAGagttcatgcagttttacatcCAAGAAGCCAGAAAGAGAGCGTACGCTGTGCTCAACATGCACTGTGTCAACCGTTAGTATCAACACTGTTTATTAACGCTGTCACTATTTTACCTGATTAACAACAATAACTACAACATTAACCAACATAATTAACATCATACACAAAGAACCACTATTTTACCTGATTAACACGTCTACAGCCGAACTCCAACATATTGTAAAAGGTcagttatttataattattatgttCTAACTTCAAGGTTCTTAAATCATTCCTCCAGTGAGTCTcttcgtcgtcgtcgtcgtcgtcgttgtGAAACACAGATTACGATATCGTGACTTTTAGACCAAAAACAATGGATCCTACgtttcccacaatgcacctgAATAGCATCTTTCATTAGTGCCTCCCTGCCTGGTAAACAACTCCAGCCCTTCAGTTTGTAATAATAACATGTAACATGAATaataatgctaatgctaatgctaataataatgctaatgctaataataataataataataataataactagaaaatttcgcaagaaattttgaccagtgtgcctggtgctggggggggTCTGAGGACCATAGTGAGGTTATAAGAAGGGGGATGATAGGCCCAATGaagtcccaagtctcgtgacccgtttaaactttgaatcatttttctacgttaaagtatggcgactctgtatggcccTAAAGAGGAGTGTTTTTGAGCTCTCTTCACATCAATTtgccattcattcctatggagcAAACAAATCGCGCTTTCGTGCGATTTTTTCAGGAGCTGCTACGCGAATCTCTTAGAAAAGCCATAGCACACCATTCCCGATCATTCCAtcactggttgccatggtgattgggGGGCCGTAAGGCCGTTTACTTTCCTGTTATCATATAGTAAgagttgagggcttttattttgaaaagtagtTGAATCCCTAGTTTCCTGTTATCATACATTGAGAGTTGGGGGCTTTTAATCACAGGTGTAatcaataacattaattatggccctgatccATTGAAGCCTGGTTTAGAGCATGTTGGCTCACTGATATGACGTGATACAGtaaatagagtgtgtgtgtgtgtgtgtgtgtgtgtgtgtgtgtgtgtgtgtgtttctctgtgaaaTTTAATATGGGCATCTATGGGAGCCTAGCCTGGAGTTGCTCTCACGTTCAGGCATGTGTCACCAAATGTGTAAGTCCgactgattccatagctacatgaCTGCGACCGGCACAAAATTACCTacgttttgatgtattaattgtgtATGAGGAGTGGACGTTGTGGCCTAGGGAGCAATTTGTTCGGatcattttcaaaagatttttaAGCTGTGCTCCACTCTAGCTCTGACATCACGAGCTCTAGCCCTGAACGACCCACGcaacacacacccattataacATCTGAAACCGTCTGAAAATGTCACAAAACGTAAACTGCGATTTCATGAAAACCGTGCCAGCTATCAAAATGACCATTTGGCAAAATAAAGTCCAAAGACTCATGAcccgtttaaacttttaatcatGTCCTCAAAGAGGAGCGTTTTTTAACTGTCTTCACGTCGATTTTCGATGCATTCCAATCGAGCAAAAAATCGcgcaaaaacacttttttttcggaaaccGCTGCGTGAATCTCAGGTCATAGGTCATAGTCAGGTCATAGCACACGATTCCCGATCCTTGCGCACGTTTTGATGTACTTTTTGTACAGGTGTTGGCAACGCTGCGGGACGAGTAGCGAGGCAAAGTTTGGCGGAAGATGAAGAATAAAATGAAGCCCGTTGAATAATAGACCAGTGTTAGACCGGCTTTGCTttgtgcttctaggcacactggaataaTTCCTGCAGGTTTGTCTCCTGGTTGGCTTTTACTAAAAATATGTTGTAATATTTTTagtaaaagtatttattgaAAGTGATAAtttgatgtgtttctgtttcagaGCCGAACGACGACTCATCAAACTAAAGTAATCTGTCGCTCTGCATTTCTTCTTCTGGGCTTTTTCTTTTCAGAACTCAGCTACACGTTTTAAAACCAGTGAAGAAAAAGATTCACATCAAAGACTCGttcatatatttatgtatttatatatatattcacatttatatttctgtttctgGGGGCTGGAATCTGCTGACAGTTTATAAAACTTGACTAACAGAATGTTTCagtagtgtttttgttttcctgtttgtgtcGTGTGATTTTAGACTGtaaatcatttattcatttctgcagactgaaacacaaacagtgtTCTTTATGAAGCTATGAAATGAAGCTATGAAATGAAGGTTTAaatcagaaacagaaacaagtGAAAACGCTTTAATAGAAACTTTACTTAACATTTCAACACATTTTAACTccaaataaaaatacttttgtaGAAACTCACGTTGAGTATGTGTGATTTCTGTATCGTCTGTAGTCTGTCTGTAGTCTGTCTGTAGTCAGTCTGTAGTCAGTCAGTAGTCAGTCTGTAGTCTGTCTGTAGTCAGTCTGTAGTCAGTCAGTAGTCAGTCTGTAGTCAGTCTGTAGTCTGTCTGTAGTCTGTCTGTAGTCAGTCTGTAGTGGTCTGTAGTTGGTCTGTAGTTGGTCTGTGGTCTGTAGTCAGTCTGTAGTGGTCTGTAGTTGGTCTGTAGTTGGTCTGTGGTCTGTAGTCTCTGAGTCTCAGTTTGACCTCGGGGACAGAGACGGTGGGACGGCGGTCAGCAGGACGTTCTCCAGAGTCACCTGACTACTGACGTAACGAGTCAGTTTGCTGTCCAATCCTTTTGTCTTCAGGAAGTCGAGTCTGCCGCCATCGATCAGACGTTTACAGAGACGACCGACCTGCTCGCGTTCATCCGCCGACAGAAAcctgagagaagaagaacacGTCAGGAACACGTCGGAAACACGTCAGGAACACGTTGCGAACACGTCGGGAACACGTCAGGAACATGTCGGAAACACGTCGGGAACACGTCGGGAACACGTCGGGAACAAGCCGGGAACACGTCGGGAACACGTCAGGAACACGCCGGGAACACGCCGGGAACACGTCGGGAACAAGCCGGGAACACGTCGGGAACAAGCCGGGAACACGTCGGGAACACATCGGGAACACGTCGGGAACAAGCCGGGAACACGTCGGGAACACGCCGGGAACACGCCGGGAACAAGCCGGGAACACGTCGGGAACACGTCGGGAACACGTCGGGAACAAGCCGGGAACACGGCGGGAACACGTCGGGAACACGTCGGGAACAAGCCGGGAACACGTCGGGAACACGTCGGGAACAAGCCGGGAACACGTCGGGAACACGTCGGGAACAAGCCGGGAACACGTCGGGAACACGCCGGGAACACGCCGGGAACACGTCGGGAACAAGCCGGGAACACGTCGGGAACACGCCGGGAACACGTCGGGAACACGTCGGGAACATGCCGGGAACACGCCGGGAACACGCCGGGAACACGCCGGGAACACGTCGGGAACACGTCGGGAACACGCCGGGAACACGTCGGGAACACGTCGGGAACACGCCGGGAACACGTCGGGAACACGTCGGGAACACGTCGGGAACACGTCATTTTAAAAACTGATGAAGTGGTTTAAACTTCTGCACTgacggggtcagaggtcaaatatTTACCCGCTCACAGCGTCCGTCTCCTCCACCGGTTCGTGCTCTTCATCGTCtcctctctgattggtcggATCCTGAGATGGACGGTCCCGATTGGTCGGTCTGAGTCCACATGTGGCCCAGCTGGACATCCGACAGAAAGCTGAGAACTCTGCAGCTCCGAGTCCTCGCTGCAGGAAGAACTGCTGCCCGACGTAATGACGCCACTCACAGCGATGGTGGCAGCATAGCGCCACTGCCAGGCCCAGCACCGGACCAGGACCAGGGTCTGGATCAGGACCAGGGTCTGGATCAGGACCAGAGTCTGGATCAGGACCAGAGTCTGGGTCAGGACCAGGGCCTGGGTCAGGACCAGGGCCTGGATCAGGACCAGGGCCTGGCAGTGTTGCTGAATCAGCTGATTCTGGATCAGCTGGTTCTGAGGTTCTGAGGCGTTTCCGTGGCGGTTCAGCCGGCTCTCTGGGTCCTGGTGTTTCCAACAGACAGCGCAGAGCCAGAtctgagaccagagagagaagagaccAGCTGAGTCTGAGAACTGCTGtgttcaaccaatcagagatcAGGACTGCTCTCACCTGTCGCTGctccacacaggtgttttccaACTCCAACCAACGGGAGCTTCTTCTGTCTGAGCAGCTGGACTTTACCTGGAAACACCACCGAGTCAGAACACTCAAACCAGAACTCAAACAGAACTAAACCACCAGAGTCTCCAGATGTTCGTTTCTTACTTAAATCCAGATGTTGAATGTCGACCTGCAGCCTCTCGAACTGAACTCCAATATCCTGATGTTTCCCATCCACCTggaacagaacagacagaacagacagagcagacagaacagacagagcagaacagaccagaacagaacagaccagaacagacagaacagacagagcagaacagacagaacagacagagcagaacagaccagaacagacagagcagaacagaccagaacagaccagaacagacagaacagaacagaacagaccagacagagcagaacagagcagaacagacagaacagacagaacagaacagaccagaacagacagagcagaacagagcagaacagacagaacagacagagcagaacagaccagaacagacagagcagaacagacagagcagaacagagcagaacagacagagcagaacagacagaacagaacagaacagaccagaacagaacagagcagaacagaacagaacagacagaacagaccagaacagaacagaacagaacagaacagaacagaccagacagaacagaacagacagaccagacagaacagaacagacag belongs to Sebastes umbrosus isolate fSebUmb1 unplaced genomic scaffold, fSebUmb1.pri scaffold_112_arrow_ctg1, whole genome shotgun sequence and includes:
- the LOC119484223 gene encoding LOW QUALITY PROTEIN: tRNA:m(4)X modification enzyme TRM13 homolog (The sequence of the model RefSeq protein was modified relative to this genomic sequence to represent the inferred CDS: inserted 1 base in 1 codon) — protein: SCDVITLLVNGFLFPVSCFQEEGSSRRIVCPLDPKHTVSEDKLDKHLKRCXARDKPKPVYYVENINAGSADRETLQQVSLCERSRAELQSLLDKLKTAATGLQCDMEDSVLSHPVLQEELNNPKNGDSAHKHLKQQSSLLGHLEALGLLGRGRCFVEFGAGRGKLSHWIHEALKTRDHLETCDDLQLLLVERCSTRFKVDGKHQDIGVQFERLQVDIQHLDLSKVQLLRQKKLPLVGVGKHLCGAATDLALRCLLETPGPREPAEPPRKRLRTSEPADPESADSATLPGPGPDPGPGPDPGPGPDPDSGPDPDSGPDPDPGPDPDPGPGPVLGLAVALCCHHRCEWRHYVGQQFFLQRGLGAAEFSAFCRMSSWATCGLRPTNRDRPSQDPTNQRGDDEEHEPVEETDAVSGFLSADEREQVGRLCKRLIDGGRLDFLKTKGLDSKLTRYVSSQVTLENVLLTAVPPSLSPRSN
- the LOC119484232 gene encoding leucine-rich repeat-containing protein 39-like, giving the protein MVGVAACGSVSSIKALWETRIKRVQKEEEEHTRRKTRCGATGRLSVGVWEDRAVLARLKQKLQTEDGRLILRIEQEEWKLLPGCLVQLSQVQEWQIHRTGLQKIPHFISSFQNLLVLDLSRNGVTEIPQQIGKLTQLRELLLSYNRIQFVPEELSCCESLERLELAMNRDLNQLPDQLRKLKKLQHLDLSMNDFTCVPDCVVGLPALEWLDMGGNQLQHLPEDIHRMETLHTLWLQRNQLEKLPDSISRMKSLDTLVLSCNRLRDIPPLMEDMSNLRFVNFRDNPLTLDVTLPCSEMKTEDDEEDREMFGREFMQFYIQEARKRAYAVLNMHCVNQPNDDSSN